The Pyrenophora tritici-repentis strain M4 chromosome 3, whole genome shotgun sequence genome has a window encoding:
- a CDS encoding SANT domain containing protein — protein MTHSPRLSEPSIEVSSNQMASPQPRRMYTPIAPMLLGTPRSHGSKRFREEEEEPVIEESKRRKRSDSQMSTQFELSEEDKLLLQLKEEESMPWKDIAARFQTDLNKTYQIPALQMRLKRLRERMRVWSEQDVKALRAAHEYWAQNKFEIIAAKMAEFGALEKWTARQCSRKWQELDPAAIPYAHFEPHIQHGFAPYAMSPVEPPPSNSLFYHLHAH, from the exons TTGAGCGAGCCATCCATAGAGGTGTCCTCTAACCAGATGGCCTCACCGCAACCTCGACGCATGTATACACCCATCGCGCCAATGCTCCTTGGCACACCCCGGTCGCATGGAAGCAAACGGTTCcgagaagaggaagaagagcCAGTCATTGAAGAGTCCAAGAGAAGAAAGCGTTCCGACTCGCAAATGTCAACGCAGTTTGAGCTCAGTGAAGAAGACAAGCTACTATTACAACTCAAAGAGGAAGAGTCCATGCCGTGGAAGGACATCGCAGCACGCTTCCAGACAGACCTCAACAAGACTTATCAGATACCCGCACTACAGATGCGACTCAAGCGCCTACGAGAACGGATGCGGGTTTGGAGCGAGCAAGATGTCAAGGCACTGCGCGCCGCACACGAGTACTGGGCACAGAACAAGTTTGAGATCATTGCTGCAAAG ATGGCCGAGTTCGGTGCTCTAGAGAAATGGACCGCCCGACAATGCTCGCGCAAGTGGCAAGAATTGGACCCTGCGGCCATACCCTATGCCCACTTTGAACCACATATCCAGCACGGCTTTGCTCCTTACGCTATGAGTCCCGTCGAACCCCCACCTAGCAACTCTTTATTCTACCACCTGCATGCCCACTGA
- a CDS encoding Med15 multi-domain protein — MADNQSEISSADSAEAQNQLQNEQSEHLSDSPWAKFTAEQLMENCPYTVALKVINTALWGVPAPADANETHATTWVAKAIHDYNVSMAWDDDLFIDYKWDFEGWTKELFSKVERGTLRSLKSVLRHRGVYTGNNHARVADSLYNILGIENTLEWEPAEFRAVKFDQQSEAYQRQQSNKRQQDTQHTVYPAVQQPPQVQQPPQLQQPPQLQQPPQVPQPSQLQRPSQGEQQEQYRVRQGVQSRSQTIEPQQPLHMSGTLEGPQHRQLWEQAAQPQQGRAQLQTRPPATAYREVTPFPQQPTNRVPNRPPELPYDPYKTLPPRWSRNDRLDANTITQFSKLWDNSNKYTGNAYDLLDDKIKIFFSICWQVDIQEEQFHAVFPRILTGRAETFYIQVVERDDSFADAYMAIKNHFDHDVHHQHYYTDWTTTTFARTRTENPDKGLHEVLQILLDKLQLCQRALGKNFEGEDALRTTVINACRGVPELEMALFKPATICEGLFSDLRSAIADTTAIEESEVDLEVEEDSEADPEEHIEEASSATTTDEDSSHAGGRNALFARRKDAGLPTTQTKSARLPVHSSSLRYTLQVHSPQGLLRTSCRIRRDRAH, encoded by the exons ATGGCGGATAACCAAAGCGAAATAAGCTCTGCAGACTCTGCTGAAGCTCAGAATCAACTACAGAATGAGCAATCAGAACACCTCTCAGACTCACCATGGGCCAAATTTACCGCGGAACAACTTATGGAAAactgtccatacacagttgcactcaaggtcatcaatacagctctctggggtgtacccgcacCGGCGGACGCAAATGAGACACACGCAACAACGTGGGTCGCTAAagctatccacgactacaatgtgtcaatggcctgggacgatgacctcttcattgactacaaatgggactttgaaggatggacgaAGGAGCTATTTAGCAAGGTTGAGCGTGGTACACTAAGGTCTCTTAAGAGTGTGCTACGACACCGGGgagtatacactggcaacaATCACGCCAGGGTGGCGGACTCTCTCTACAACATTCTAGGTATAGAGAATACTCTTGAATGGGAACCAGCAGAGTTTCGAGCCGTGAAATTCGACCAACAGTCCGAAGCGTACCAGCGCCAGCAGAGCAATAAACGCCAACAGGACACTCAGCACACAGTCTATCcagctgtacaacaaccaccgcaagtacaacaaccgccgcaattacaacaaccgccgcaattacaacagcCACCGCAAGTACCACAGCCGTCGCAATTACAACGACCGTCGCAGGGCGAGCAACAagagcagtatagagtgagacaaggcgtccAGAGCCGTTCCCAAACAATAGAGCCACAACAGCCGCTACACATGAGCGGTACGCTAGAAGGGCCTCAGCATCGACAACTGTGGGAGCAGGCCGCGCAGCCGCAACAAGGGCGTGCGCAACTACAGACACGGCCGCCAGCGACTGCATATCGCGAAGTCACGCCATTTCCGCAACAGCCAACGAACCGCGTCCCTAACAGACCACCCGAACTACCATAcgacccgtacaagacgctaccgccgcgatggtccCGCAACGATCGACTCGACGCTaatacgatcacgcagttctctaagctatgggacaatagcaacaagtatacagggaatgcgtacgatctcctagacgataagatcaagatcttcttcagcatctgctggcaggtagatatccaagaagagcagtttcacgcagtgtttccccgtatccttaccggacgtgcagagacattctacatacaggttgtagagagagatgacagctttgctgatgcgtacatggcaatcaaaaaccacttcgaccatgacgtccatcaccagcactactacacagactggacgactacaaccttcgctcgcacccgcacagagaaccccgacaagggactacacgaggttctgcagatcctgcttgacaagctgcagctatgccagcgtgcccttggcaagaactttgagggcgaggatgccctacgtaccactgtcatcaatgcctgccgaggagtaccagagcttgagatggcactgttcaaaccagccacaatctgtgaaggactcttctcagaCCTACGTTCTGCA AtcgccgatacaacggcaatAGAAGAATCCGAGGTggatctcgaggtggaggaggattcagaggcggatccagaggagcatatcgaggaggcgagcagcgcgacgacaacggacgaggattcaagccacgctggaggaagaaatgctttgtttgccagaaggaaggatgctggtctaccaaccacacagacgaagagcgcaaggctgcccgtacacagttcttctctacgctatactttacaggtACACAGCCcccaaggacttctccgtacatcttgcagaatacgaagggatcgagcacactag